From one Nitrospira sp. MA-1 genomic stretch:
- a CDS encoding energy transducer TonB, translating to MNSTFEDSSSNFNNRIFLLSALGSVILHAGILAALTYYPSPPEVKDLTPTVQVTLVPALQEISPTPQPPTKPLTPPQPDFAQPTPPSPRTQPTPAMPATPMQASIKPTPSKPLAPPPLPQAKPMLKDTRTVQAIQSRQMMKMAVPPQHRQRPQLSPATPQREQPPARTPMHMNNRQPIAQHTLPPPPNPSARPALKTPPAMAAGSSTSKPRIVASTKPLYPRVARESGWEGTVIVRTLINTDGAPSQVEIRKSCGHEALDLAAQEAIKNWKFQPAKDGNIPIAKWVDIPIKFDLNS from the coding sequence GTGAACTCCACGTTTGAAGATTCCTCTTCCAATTTCAATAATCGAATTTTTCTCCTGAGCGCCTTGGGAAGCGTTATTCTTCATGCAGGAATTCTTGCCGCCCTGACGTATTATCCAAGTCCCCCTGAAGTTAAAGACCTCACCCCAACAGTCCAGGTGACATTGGTTCCGGCTCTCCAGGAAATCAGTCCCACCCCACAACCGCCCACGAAACCTCTGACACCACCCCAACCGGATTTTGCACAACCCACGCCACCGTCTCCCCGGACCCAACCTACGCCAGCCATGCCGGCGACACCGATGCAGGCATCAATTAAACCGACACCTTCCAAACCCCTGGCTCCGCCGCCTCTTCCTCAGGCAAAGCCCATGCTCAAAGACACACGAACGGTGCAGGCCATACAGAGTCGTCAGATGATGAAAATGGCCGTTCCTCCTCAACACCGGCAAAGACCTCAGCTTTCACCGGCGACACCGCAGCGGGAACAACCCCCTGCCAGGACACCCATGCACATGAACAATCGTCAACCAATAGCGCAGCACACACTGCCTCCCCCGCCAAACCCGTCGGCTCGTCCGGCATTAAAAACTCCGCCGGCGATGGCAGCCGGATCCTCAACGTCCAAGCCGAGAATTGTCGCCTCGACCAAACCACTCTATCCTCGTGTGGCGCGTGAGTCTGGGTGGGAGGGGACGGTCATTGTGCGAACATTGATTAACACCGATGGCGCTCCCAGCCAGGTGGAAATTCGAAAGAGCTGCGGTCATGAGGCGTTAGATCTGGCTGCCCAGGAAGCCATTAAAAACTGGAAATTTCAGCCGGCGAAAGACGGGAACATCCCCATAGCCAAATGGGTCGACATTCCCATTAAATTTGACCTGAACAGTTAA
- a CDS encoding energy transducer TonB — MASNQTSLAENLGESTEPIETLDVIEVTGTTVTKTSRTFSFPLPTIDRPWPPTTFHTLGAPDLDMDNLPQPAIPRILLDRIGTTRGRLKSVKPLKTERPLYPRMAREQGWHGKVVLRTHISSDGTVTSATVKESSGFSLLDESAVQSVKGWSFEPAKNGEFTVASTVDLPIRFDLLQ, encoded by the coding sequence TTGGCCTCCAATCAAACTTCTTTGGCGGAAAACCTCGGTGAGAGCACAGAGCCCATAGAAACCTTAGACGTCATTGAAGTGACCGGGACAACGGTGACAAAAACCAGTAGAACATTTTCATTTCCGTTGCCCACGATTGACCGCCCATGGCCGCCAACGACATTTCATACCCTTGGGGCTCCCGATCTTGATATGGATAATCTGCCACAGCCCGCCATACCCCGAATACTCCTAGACCGGATCGGAACAACACGCGGGCGATTGAAAAGCGTCAAACCCCTGAAAACCGAACGCCCCCTCTATCCCAGAATGGCCAGAGAACAGGGGTGGCATGGGAAGGTGGTCCTGCGGACGCACATAAGTTCCGATGGCACGGTCACAAGTGCCACAGTAAAGGAAAGTTCGGGATTTTCTCTCCTGGACGAAAGTGCCGTTCAATCGGTAAAGGGCTGGTCCTTTGAACCAGCAAAAAATGGAGAATTTACCGTTGCGTCCACCGTGGATTTGCCCATTCGATTTGATTTGCTTCAATAA
- a CDS encoding tetratricopeptide repeat protein: MIPPFSKIRLIAFFLLVTHIGLGSPSSQAGEAQDLLSQAFSSYEQQQWTSAIASLERALALYPGYAEAHHLLGLIFNNLEKTDKAIMELQRAVEAYPKFAQAYVDLGSIYQHQSQFPKAEQSFNLALKAYPKFTEARIALAALFDQQQQAQKAIKAHQAVLELEPHRVDSLYGIAFWLAQEQQTDEAQRYVDQLVSLHPTYVNGWLMAGSLAQQSDHVDNAIQAYQHAVKLNNNLASAYFNLGILYRQKEGFKEAAQAFEHVTALDKNNAEAHVNLGVVYAALSQIDQAEEEYQTALSLNDQLAEAHYNLGMLYEFHRNAPQKALKHYEEFLKLGGQDERIQTLLQRSKS; the protein is encoded by the coding sequence ATGATACCTCCTTTCTCGAAAATCAGACTCATCGCGTTTTTCCTTCTCGTCACCCATATCGGCCTGGGCAGCCCCTCAAGTCAGGCTGGAGAAGCACAGGACCTTCTTTCCCAAGCCTTTTCATCCTATGAACAACAACAATGGACTTCGGCCATTGCTTCCTTAGAGCGTGCGCTGGCCTTGTACCCGGGATACGCTGAGGCGCACCATCTGTTGGGGTTAATCTTCAACAATCTTGAAAAAACGGATAAAGCCATCATGGAGTTACAACGGGCGGTGGAGGCCTATCCCAAATTTGCTCAAGCCTATGTGGATCTTGGATCCATCTACCAGCATCAGTCCCAATTTCCAAAAGCCGAGCAATCATTCAATCTTGCCTTGAAGGCCTATCCCAAGTTTACGGAAGCCCGCATTGCGTTGGCGGCGTTGTTTGATCAGCAACAACAAGCGCAGAAAGCCATTAAGGCCCATCAGGCCGTCTTGGAACTCGAGCCTCATCGCGTCGATTCGTTATACGGCATCGCGTTTTGGCTGGCCCAGGAGCAACAGACCGATGAAGCCCAACGTTACGTCGACCAACTGGTCTCTCTCCATCCCACGTATGTCAATGGTTGGTTAATGGCCGGATCACTCGCTCAACAATCTGATCACGTGGACAACGCCATTCAGGCCTACCAACATGCCGTAAAATTAAACAATAATTTAGCCAGCGCCTATTTCAATTTAGGCATCCTGTACCGGCAAAAGGAAGGTTTCAAGGAAGCGGCACAAGCATTTGAACACGTCACCGCTCTCGATAAAAACAATGCGGAAGCTCATGTCAATCTGGGAGTCGTGTATGCGGCCCTGTCCCAAATTGATCAAGCTGAAGAAGAATATCAAACAGCCTTATCTTTGAATGATCAATTGGCCGAAGCCCACTACAATCTTGGCATGTTGTATGAATTTCATCGCAATGCCCCCCAAAAAGCTCTCAAGCACTACGAAGAATTCTTGAAGCTTGGGGGCCAGGACGAACGAATTCAAACATTATTACAACGGAGCAAATCGTGA